In one Diabrotica virgifera virgifera chromosome 7, PGI_DIABVI_V3a genomic region, the following are encoded:
- the LOC126887999 gene encoding uncharacterized protein LOC126887999, giving the protein MRKLKSATPDKLKQSCIVDYYSKQKTLNNMGDESKNQPLEVPKRKSLQKIDRPKSLPSPTIKPKRLPFDLPVHTWPGTESTSSDQINKDCASHTNGTTSYPTANSCKSITKGSPASKRCPEDQNRPAATSQPPRKKKRAVAKTANIRNATTSNQNDENQNEPTPSTSRTESIVSHTNGTMSHPTTNSSKSKESPSSKSISEDQNRTEATSQPLTKKKKVARTTNVRNTTMSNQNGENQNEPTPSTSRTESIVSHTNGTMSHPTANSSKSKESPSSKSFSEDQNRTEATSQPLTKKKKVAGTTNVRNTTMSNQNGENQNEPTPSTSRTESIVSHTNGTMSHPTANSSKSKESPSSKSISEDQNRTEATSQPLPKKKKVAGTTNVRNTTTTNQNGENQNEARPSSPRKKSVVSASPKKDENKMNDNFLNIMNDVFTTVLQNRNLVHVIDEKAFELSVLLQSAKKEYQFICYKLYTRVNTWRNIFRFCKDYMPNLTDQNVIQIFNFLKENNFVDTDYKNDSMESLLGTLPAKDVKDICLHLKIKTTTTKENMIETLLQRCRRQPTLFGIKSTHDLIFDEIIKKMGIYALRINDSFKKHINHVYLLATFTNNRFQNIDDFLRRDLKCDFPYFVPENYKVFSDRQEFLRYAEACELRQTLETTKNHETLQEIGKKVHETLKTLKRTNDEMYFNAPHLKRFTAESVYCGILTSICETLKTKYADKVQEFLEYLIENFPRSHRIGIWYMLLCDIFTSRNLSIEAVNVIITALSTKKEYILEYQIYEFAHKAQQLKKRKIIDQYSHDQLVGLLPDPIHLEQFPQSVVDAKTIRDNQSGRKRHYEVHHSDGSKSYKTVEQVAQDYYVETCGYTDGMHCEGTIIMNSFTLFFWDIIYSQNPIIPGTFLSKYQEVPLDMYTTDFYKNRKELIDKRLKDIAEGWTDEETIQNVTEYWHKYSHISGLCGPVGETVDIKFLKSIVDCIGRKVLSKIYERLAKDIRQYRSGMPDLFLWNVDEKKAKFVEVKGENDRLSIKQQLWLKYLLEIEANAEVCHVHSKGSKRKVTNNTADQ; this is encoded by the exons gaCCAAAAAGTTTACCGTCACCAACAATTAAACCAAAAAGACTACCCTTTGATCTTCCAGTTCATACATGGCCAG GAACAGAATCAACTTCCTCTGATCAGATTAACAAAGATTGTGCAAGCCATACAAATGGTACAACGTCTTATCCAACCGCCAACTCTTGTAAGAGTATAACTAAGGGAAGTCCCGCAAGCAAGAGATGTCCCGAAGACCAAAACAGACCTGCAGCAACGTCCCAACCGCCACGTAAAAAGAAAAGAGCGGTGGCCAAAACTGCAAATATCAGAAATGCTACTACGAGTAATCAGAATGATGAGAACCAAAATGAACCAACCCCATCAACGTCACGTACAGAAAGTATAGTAAGTCATACGAACGGTACAATGTCTCATCCAACCACAAACTCTTCTAAGAGTAAGGAAAGTCCCTCAAGCAAAAGTATTTCTGAAGATCAAAACAGAACTGAAGCAACATCCCAACCACTAACTAAAAAGAAAAAAGTGGCCAGGACAACAAATGTCAGAAATACTACCATGAGTAATCAGAATGGCGAGAACCAAAATGAACCAACGCCATCAACGTCACGCACAGAAAGTATAGTAAGTCATACGAACGGTACAATGTCTCATCCAACCGCAAACTCTTCTAAGAGTAAGGAAAGTCCCTCAAGCAAAAGTTTTTCTGAAGATCAAAACAGAACTGAAGCAACGTCCCAACCACTAACTAAAAAGAAAAAAGTGGCCGGTACAACAAATGTCAGAAATACTACCATGAGTAATCAGAATGGCGAGAACCAAAATGAACCAACGCCATCAACGTCACGTACAGAAAGTATAGTAAGTCATACGAACGGTACAATGTCTCATCCAACCGCAAACTCTTCTAAGAGCAAGGAAAGTCCCTCAAGCAAAAGTATTTCTGAAGATCAAAACAGAACTGAAGCAACATCCCAACCACTACCTAAAAAGAAAAAAGTGGCCGGTACAACAAATGTCAGAAATACTACCACGACTAATCAGAATGGCGAGAACCAAAATGAAGCAAGGCCATCATCACCACGCAAAAAGAGTGTAGTAAGCGCTAGTCCAAAAAAGGACGAAAACAAAATGAAtgacaattttttaaacataatgaACGATGTATTTACAACAGTCTTACAAAACCGAAATCTTGTTCACGTTATTGACGAAAAAGCATTTGAGCTATCGGTTCTTTTACAATCTGCGAAAAAAGAATATCAGTTTATTTGTTACAAATTATATACCAGAGTGAACACATGGCGCAATATTTTCCGATTCTGTAAGGATTATATGCCCAATTTGACAGATCAAAACGTAATTcagattttcaattttttaaaggAAAATAATTTTGTTGATACAG ATTATAAAAATGATAGTATGGAATCACTGCTGGGAACACTTCCTGCAAAAGATGTTAAGGATATTTGTCTACACCTCAAAATTAAAACCACCACTACCAAAGAAAACATGATAGAAACTTTATTACAAAGGTGTAGAAGGCAGCCTACCCTCTTCGGTATTAAGTCTACGCATGATCTTATCTTTGACGAAATAATCAAAAAGATGGGGATATATGCTCTAAGGATTAACGACTCGTTTAAGAAACATATTAATCACGTTTACCTATTAGCAACATTCACTAATAACAGATTTCAAAATATTGATGATTTCTTACGAAGGGATTTAAAATGTGATTTTCCATATTTCGTACCTGAAAACTATAAAGTTTTTAGTGATAGACAAGAATTTTTGAG gTATGCCGAGGCATGTGAGCTCAGACAAACTTTAGAAACGACCAAAAATCATGAAACTTTACAAGAAATTGGCAAGAAAGTTCATGAGACTTTAAAGACTTTGAAACGAAC taATGACGAAATGTATTTCAACGCACCACATCTAAAACGTTTTACTGCCGAATCAGTATATTGTGGAATTTTAACCAGTATTTGTGaaacattaaaaacaaaatacgcCGACAAGGTTCAAGAATTTTTAGAGTATCTGATCGAAAATTTTCCACGATCACACAGAATTGGTATCTGGTACATGCTTTTATGTGACATATTTACTTCCCGCAATTTGTCAATAGAAGCTGTGAATGTTATTATAACAGCACTCAGTACTAAAAAAGAATATATTTTGGAGTATCAGATTTATGAATTTGCACATAAGGCGCAACAACTAAAAAAACGCAAAATCATTGATCAGTATTCCCATGATCAACTTGTTGGATTATTACCGGATCCTATTCATTTAGAACAGTTTCCTCAATCTGTTGTAGATGCCAAAACAATTAGGGA TAACCAGTCTGGAAGAAAACGGCACTATGAAGTACACCATTCAGACGGAAGTAAATCCTATAAAACCGTAGAACAAGTTGCACAAGATTATTATGTTGAAACATGTGGTTATACCGACGGCATGCATTGTGAAGGCACGATTATAATGAATTCGTTTACGCTTTTCTTCTGGGATATTATTTATAGCCAAAATCCGATCATCCCGGGCACTTTTTTATCTAAATATCAAGAAGTGCCCCTTGATATGTACACCACTGATTTCTACAAAAATCGCAAAGAACTAATTGACAAAAGATTGAAGGATATAGCTGAAGGTTGGACAGATGAGGAAACTATTCAAAACGTTACAGAGTACTGGCATAAATATTCACACATATCAGGCTTGTGTGGTCCAGTAGGTGAGACTGTAGATATCAAATTCCTTAAATCGATTGTGGATTGTATCGGAAGAAAGGTACTGTCTAAAATCTATGAAAGATTGGCCAAGGATATACGTCAGTACCGAAGCGGAATGCCTGATTTATTTTTATGGAATGTAGACGAAAAAAAG GCCAAATTTGTTGAGGTTAAAGGAGAAAATGACAGACtctctataaagcagcaattgtGGTTGAAGTATTTATTGGAAATCGAAGCAAATGCAGAAGTTTGTCATGTACACT